The genomic region ACCGGCGGGGAACCCTGAGAGGGAGTTCGACCTGTGCAGGGTGGTGGCTGCCGCTGGCGCTCCCTACGTAGCCAGGGCCACAGTCTACCACGTGACACTCATGGAGAGGCTCATCAAAGAAGCCATACAGAAGAAGGGTTTTGCCTTCGTTGAGGTTGCAAGTGGCTGCCCCACCCACTACGGCCGGCTCAACAAGATAGTGGGCCCGGTGAAGATGATGGAGTGGTTCAGGGATAGCGCGGTCAGGCTGGGCCAGGGGGAAGGCCCGCTCGTGATAGGCAAGTTAGTGGACGAGGACGTTCCCGATTTCCTAGAGAGATACGAGGCGCTGCGCGCCAACACTGCGGTCGATACCGAGCGGGATACGGGGAGGTGAGACCTGTGGGCAAGGCTTGGCAGGTTGTTCTGGCTGGGGCTGGCGGCCAGGGACTGGTGCTCGGTGGGGTACTCCTGGGGGAGGCGGCTTCGCTCCACGCTGGGAAGAACGCACTGCAGACCCAGTCTTACGGCATAGCCTCCAGGGGTGGTTTTTCCTGCTCGGAGGTGGTCATATCTGACCAGGAGATAGTGTACCCGGGGGTGCTGGAACCAGATGTGGCCCTGGTGTTGACCGGGGAGGCGCTGGAGATGTACAAGGACGCTGGAGGAGAGGACACTATCCTCATAGTGGACGAAGCTGTGGAGAATCCCGGTCTTGTGGGGATGAGGTTCCCCCTGGAGAAGACGGCGAGGCAACTGGGCAGCCAGGCGGTTCAGAACCTGGTGGGGCTGGGGGTAATCCTGGGCCTGACTGGGATGATCCCGCCTGAGGCCATGTCCGGCGCCATCAAGGAACGGTTCCAGGGAAGGCCAGGCCTGGAGCTCAACATTAAGGCCTTTGAGACCGGACTTGCACTGGCAAGGGAGGGGAAGAAGTCTTGACAGAGTTGCTTTTTCTCTCTCGCGGCGAGGTTATGGAGAGTGTGACCATGGCGGAGGCCGTGGATTCCTGCGAGGAGGCCTACAAGGCCCTGAGCGCGGGTAGGGCCGTAGCCCCGGTGCGGGTCCCCGTAGAGGTGAAGAAGCATAACGGGGTTACCCTGTTCATGCCCTGTCACCTGCCGGGTGTTGATTCCACAGGGGTAAAGGTTGTCTCCGTGTATCCTGGCAATGTAAAGAGGGGATTGCCTACCATAGCAGGCCTAATGGTGATGGTGGATGCGACTACGGGGACCCCTGTCGCGGTCATGGAGGCGGGATACCTCACGGCATTGAGGACCGGGGCTGCCTCTGGGGCTGCCAGCAGGCAGCTGTCAAGACCCGATGCCCGGGTGGCAGCTATTCTGGGAGCGGGTGCGCAGGGCAGGACCCAGCTGGAGGCTACGGCCGCTGTGAGGCCCATAGAAGAGGCGAGGATCTACGATGTTTTCGAGGAGAGCGCCAGGGCCTTTGCTGCGGAAATGGCTCCCAGGCTCGGTATCGATATTAGTGTGACCCAGGACCCGGGGGAGTGCGTCGACGGGGCTGACATCGTGTGTTGTGCCACCACCTCCTGGACTCCGGTCTTCCCTGGGGATCGCCTGAAGCCTGGGGCCCACGTGAACGGGATTGGCTCCTTCACCCCCCAGATGCAAGAGGTGGGTGAGGATACCCTCTTAAGGTGCAGCCTCGTTGTGGTGGATTCCATGGAGGCCGCAATGGAAGAGGCGGGGGACCTCCTCATACCCATAGGCAGGGGGAGCTTCCGCAAGGAAGACATCCACGGTGAGATAGGCCAGATCATGCTGGGCAAGAAGCATGGGCGGCAGGACCCGGAAGAGATCACCTTCTTCAAGGCTGTGGGCGTATCAGTCCTGGATGTGGCGGTGGGACATCTCATCTACGAGAAGGCTATTGACAGGGGACTGGGTACGCGGGTCCGCCTGTAGTGACTCAGGGGACAACGAAGGCCCGCCGGTGCGGTTGCTGGCGGGCCGCTGGATTCCACGGGCTACCTGCAGTCTACTCTTTTCGTCCCACATGGGTGTCCCCTTAAACCAGGAGCGGGACGGCATCTACGAGATCCCCAGGCGAAGGCCCAGGCTCAACTCCACCAGGCAACCTAGACATGGGCAATCCCACCCGTTGCCCCTTCTCTGACTTGCGAATACTTGACACTACCTGCGTTGAGCTGTACAGTGTGAGTCAGGGGTGGTTCCATGGAGAGGTTACTTACAGCTCAGGAGTTGGCCAAGATGCTGAGCCTGTCGGTGGATACTATCTGGAGGTATACGAGGCAAAGGAAGATACCCGCTGTGGAACTAGGGGAGAGACAGTACCGGTACAAGAAGGATGCAGTGCTGGCCGCCCTGGCGGCGCGTGGCCTGACTGCCAGGGAAGGGCGCCCTCAATACTCCGGGGAGGGCTGTTTAACCTACGAGGACTACTTGCAGATCCCGGAGGAACCCGGCTACCGGTTTGAGGTTCTGGAGGGGTTTCTGGTCAAAGAGCCTTCTCCTTCGGTGCATCACCAGCGGGTATTGCGCGAGCTGGGATACCAGCTGAGGGACTTCTTCCGGGGTCATGATCCCGAGGGTGAGGTCTTTTTGGCCCCTCTGGATAACACCCTGACGTCCAGCAATGTACTCCAACCGGACATCCTGTATGTGTCTGGCCCAAGGAGGGGAATTCTCCGTGAGGAACGGATTGACGGTCCCTGTGACCTGGTGGTAGAGATCATGTCGCCCTCCAATCGAAGGAAGGATCGGGTGCTAAAGATGGAAATCTACCGGAAGGCGGGGGTTCCTCACTACTGGCTGGTCGACCCTGAAGATGATACGCTGGAGGCCTTTGAGTTAAGAGATGGGTGCTACGCGCGGTTGTTTGCAGGTGGCCCGGGTGATAGGTTTGCTCACCCAGGTTTTCCAGGGCTGGATCTGGACCTGGATAGGGTGTTTCACCGGCCCGAACTTGCTTTACCGGAAGATGAATAGAGTCGGGCCTAGTTTGGCTTTTGGGCTCGGCCAGGCCCCAATACCATCCAAGTTGATTGTCCTGTTAGCCGCCTTGATGTTACTGGACAGTAGGCTCAGCGACGAGGTTGCCTTGAGCGAAAACCTCGTAGACCTACCAATGCCTCAGATATGCCTGCGCGGGGCAGTTGATTTATCCCGAGCCTTTGAAGACTCTATGAACCTAATTCTCCAGGCACGCGAATTCCGAGAACCCACGTTAGCGTGCGAATGCGCACTTGATGCCGCCGTCACCTGAACGCCTGATGCGGGGCTCCGGGTCGGGTTCCCCAGCGCATACTAGCCCCTTGCACTGGCGCCTTGGCTAACTTTGGTCCATTACCAGGGCCTCATACAGTTCCGGTCTTCTGTCCCTGAAGAGGTAGAGTTCGTACTCTCCTGGGCGGTTAATGAGGTTCTTCTGTCTTGCTTTGCTGGGGTCGATCTCCACCATGAGGACTTCGGGGTCCGTTCCGGCCTTTGCCAGTACTTCACCAGTTGGGGATATCATCTGGCTGAGTCCGAGAAACCTGACTCCCTTTTCCTCACCCGCCCTATCGCTGGAAGCCACGTATACCCTGCTCTCCAGAGCCCGGGTTCTCCCTATGAAGTCTGCGTTTGCGTCTGCTCCTTGCGGCCAGTTGGTTATGTTGCAGACCAAGTCTGCACCCCTTAAAGCCAGTGACCTGGATACTTCTGGAAATCTCAGCTCGTAACAGATGAGGACTCCAAACCTGCCCACCCCTATGTCAACAACGGGTCCCGGGGCATTCCCCTTGGCGCAGAACCGATCCACGCCAAGAACCGGAAGGTGAGCCTTATGGTACTTCGTCAGATATCCGGTTGGGCCCAGTACTACAGCGGTGTTCAGGAGGGTTTGGTTGTGCCTTTCCAAGATACCTACTACGACATGAGCCTCCCCACATGCCCTGCACATTTCGTCTGTGGCGGGGCCCGGGACCTCTACGGCGATTTCCATGGCTTCTGCACGGCTATCAAAGCAGTATCCTTGGAGGGCACACTCAGGGAACACGATGAGGTCAGCTCCCTCACCTGATGCCTGGCTAATGATCTCAAGGATCTCGGCAAGGTTCTGTTCTGTTCGACCTATCTTGGGATCTGTCTGGGCAAGAGCTACCAGCATGTGAATCCCTCCATCATATATGGGCGTATGCGTCCGGCATTCTAATCAGCTGACCCTGGAGCCGGTGGCTCGCAGCTTCACAAAGACACCCAAGTCTCTTGCTTTACGGCTGAGCATGGGGGCAATTCCCTCTGGCACGAACCGGACCACGAGAAGCATTATGAGCCCCAGAAGAACCAAGTGCATTTGCCCAAACTCCCTTAGGTACTCGGCGAGGAACTGAAGCCCCACCGCACCGGCTACTGGTCCGAAAAAGGTTCCCATTCCTCCGCTGACCGCCATGGCAATTATCAGCGCCATCTGGGCTATTGTAGCGGATTCTGGACTCACTATCATTGTATAGTGGGCGAGAAAGGCTCCGGCTACACCTGCGAAGAGACTGGTTATTACAAACGCTACCTGCCTGTATTTGACCACGTTGATACCTATCGAAGTGGATGCCACCTGGTCGTCTTTGATGGCCCGGAAGACTAGCCCAATCGGGGATGCCAGGACCCTGTCAAGCACAAGTAGCGTGAGTAAGGCCAAGGCCAGTGCTGCATAGAAGTAAGGCACCTTGGAAAGGGTGCTACCAAAGAGGGGGATACTGCTTAGGCCCAAGGAACCGCGAGTTATTTTATATTCTATGTTGATGGTGATTCTGAAGATCTGTGCGAATGCTATTGTCGTTAGTGCATGGTAGATACCTTTCGTCTTAATGCAGACAATGCCGAGTAAGAACCCCAGTGCACATGTGGCTACTGCCGCAATGCTAATGCCCAGGGCTGGGGGCACAGCCATCTTCAAGGCCAGCAAGGTTGACACATACCCGGCGAAAGTGCTGAATGCGGCCTGTGCGAAGGACATCTGACCCGCATACCCAGTGAGTACATTCCAGCTGCTAGCCATGATAACGTAGTAGAAGGCCATGATGGCCACATGCAGGGTGTACTCCCTCGCCACCAGAGGGAGCAATGAGACGATGGCCACTGTAGGGATTAGATACTTCCAGTGAAGGTGCCTCATAGGGTCTCGCCCCCAAACAGCCCGGTGGGTTTCACAAGGAGCACTAGCACGAGAACTAGGAACCCATATGCGTCACGATAGCTGGGAGACAACAACAGTACGCCCAAGTTCTCAAATACTCCCAGCATCAGAGCACCAAGCAGAGCTCCTTTGATGGACCCCATACCCCCGAGGACCAGGATGACGAAGGACTTGCCGGAGGGCAGTTCTCCCATCATTGGGGCCACAACGAAGATGGGGCCGAGCAAGGCGCCCGAGGCGCCAGCCAGGAGCCCCCCAATTCCAAACCCCAGGGTGCTTATGCGGGAAACGTTGACTCCCATGGCGGCGGCCACCTCCCGATCCTGAGATGTGGCCCTGAGGGTGATTCCTACCACAGTACGCCTGATTACTTGCAGGAGCGCTATCAGCATGGTGAGGGCCAGGACAGCGGCCAGCAGGCGGCCAGCGCTGACGCTTAAGGGACCGATCTTGACGAAGCCTTGCGCCAAGGCAGGCGCGGCCACCTGGTAAGGACCGAACACCCTAACCGCCAGGTTAATTAGGAAAAAGGACAATGCGAAAGTAATCAGCAGGTCGTAGTCTCCCACGGCCTTTCCAGAATAGAAGGGGGTGATGAGGAGTCTCTCAGTCGCCACTCCCAGGATGAAGGCGAAGGTCATGGCGAAGACCGCCGACAGGTAAGGGCTTAGTCCTAGCACGGTGCCGCAGAAATAGGAAATGTAGGCTGCCCACATGTAGAACTCACCGTGAGCGAAGTTAACAATCCTGAGCACCCCCAGGATGAGTGCGAGCCCTATGGCCATCAAGGCATAGATGCTGCCCATCATTAGGCCGTTTACCAGGTAGGAGAGTACCATTTGCGATTGGCCCATTTCACGTCCTCCTCCTGCTTGTGCCGACGGGGGGATGTAGCAACATCCCCCCTCAAACACATCCTACTCGGGCGACTGCATATTCGCAGTGGCTACATCAGCAGGGTAGACAATTACGGCATCTTCTACTGCCTGATTGACCTCTGTGTACTGCAGGAAGAGCATAGGAGAGTCCGCATTATGGTACCACACACCCAATCCCTTATCGGTGGGAAACTCCATGATGCCTCGCACGCCGGTTACAGATATGACTTCCAGAGCTTCGATGATCTTCTGGGGATCAGTGCTCTCAGCAGCCTTGATAGCTTCGGCTATTACCAGGATGGAATCATAACCTGCTAGTGCCACATATGTGGGAGTTCGGTTGAACCTCGCTTCGTACTTTCTCACGAAAGGTTCAGTGAGATCTGTGAACTTGGCCTTAGCATGGTAGGGTGACTGGAATACCACATACCTCCCGGCCTCTCCTACGTTTGGCCAGAATTCCGGGAATGTCGCGTCCATCCCAGCCATGAACATGGCGGTTTTGCTTGTAGGCGACAGACCAATTTCGTAGGCTTGTTTTACAAGGAGGAAAGAGCCAGCCCCTGTTACGAAATGAACAAATAGGTCCGGGCCGAATTCCTGCAACTGTATCAGTTGGGGCACGAAGTCAAGACTAGTCCTATCCACGATCATCACCTTGTGCTCTAAGCCAAGGGCCCTCAGTTCGCTTTCTATCAGATCCATGCTGCCGATGCCGAAGTCCGTGTCTTCTACAATAGCGGCAACCCGCTGGAACCCATTTGCCTCCACGAACTCGCGAACCTTCTCGCTAAATGCTTTGTTGTTTGGCGCTATCCTAAACACCTCACGGTAGCCCCTGAGGGTCAGCTCATCGGACCACGCCTCGGATATCACAAAAGGTATACCATATCTATGGGCGACCTCCATCTCTGCCTTTGCCGCAGAACTGTGGGCCTCACCGGTCACGATGATTACCTGGTCTTTCGTAATTAGTTTCTCCATGACGGACACGCCCTTCTCGGGTGTGCCCTGTGAGTCCTCGAACACCAGCTGCAGCTTCTTGCCCAGGATTCCACCCTGTTCATTAATCTCGTCAATGGCGATTTCCATGGCATTTTTTAGTTCTGCACCTGCAGCTACGCTGCCGGGGGGAGAAAGGGGACCTACTGCCCCAATCTTGATGACCTCATCCTGAGAGGGTGGGGGGGTGGCGGACCCGGAGCCACAACCGCTGATGGCCAACACCAGTGATACTACCGCTAACAGGGCCAGCGTTCTCCTACCTTTCATGAACTTAACCTCCCTCTCGTTGTTCAGTGTTCTAACACCCGTGTTCTGACATCTTCCATTACCAGGGACGTGTGTGTTGAGTTCAGACACCCCCTCCAAGGTAAGCCATCTCTATCTCCCCATGTCCAATCAGTTGGGAGGCAGTATCCGACAGTACCACTTCTCCGGACTCCAAAACGTACGCTCTACTTGCGATTTCCAATGCTCGGTTGGCATTCTGCTCAACAAGAAGAATGGTGGTCCCGCGGGCGTTAATCTCGGATATGATTGAAAACACTTCGTCGACGATGGAGGGCGCCAATCCCATTGATGGTTCGTCCATTATTAGCAGGGTTGGATCAGACATGAGAGCACGGCCGATAGCGAGCATTTGTTGCTCACCACCTGAAAGAGACCCGGCCATCTGGTTATGCCTCTGTGCTATTCGAGGAAACCGCAGGAATACTGACTCCATCTTCCGCTTTCGCTCCATGGATCTCCCAAGGGTGTACCCTCCCATGATCAGGTTCTCCGTGACGCTGAGTTCGGGGAACACACGCCGCCCCTCGAACACCATGGATATGCCACTCCGAACGATTTCCGCCGTGGGTCTGTTGTCAATACGCCTACCCATAAATTCGATAGCCCCGGAACGGATGCATACGAGACCTAGTATTGTCTTTAGTGTGGTAGACTTGCCAGCCCCATTAGGCCCCAGTAGGGCTACTATCTCACCCTCCTTAACTTCCAGCGTGATGCCCTTTAGCACTAAAGACTCATCGTAACCCGCGACAACTTCTTTCAGCGCTAGCATTTGCGGCCCCCCAGGTAAGCTTGAATTACGGTCTCGGAGTTCTTGACTTCCTCCGGTGTACCCTCAGCAATTACGGCCCCAAAATCCACCACGGTTATATGCTGGGAGACACTCATGACAACCCTCATATTATGCTCCACCAGTACTATGGTGGAGCCCCTGGCACGGATCCTGTCGATGGTAGCAATCATGTCCTTGGCCTCCTGCGGGTTCATACCGCAGGTGGGTTCATCCAGGAGTAGCACAGAAGGTTTGACGGCTAGGGCGCGAGCGATCTCTAGCCTTCTCTGGTCACCATAGGAAAGGTTCTTGGCCATAATTCTCCGCCTATCGTTCAACTGCAGGAGTCCGAGTATATCCGAAATGGTAGCATCTGCTTCCGTGTCCCGCCCGTCGTCGCGACCGCTCGCAAGAGCCATTCGCCACAGGGAGAGACCTTGCTTGGTCTTGTACGCGACAAACACGTTTTCCCAGACTGTTAGGTTCTTGAAGAGTCTCAATGTCTGGAACGTTCTCCCTATTCCACTAGAAGCAATGACGTTGGGTGGCTTACCCACAAGTTCTTGACCTCTCAACCGGATAGAGCCGCTATGGGGCCGCAATTGGCCAGAGATAAGGTTGAATATGGTGGTCTTCCCAGCGCCGTTAGGGCCAATTATCGAATGAATAATTCCCTCTCTAATTTGACAACTAAAGGATTTCACGGCATGAACCCCGCCAAAGCTCTTGCTAAGGTTTGTGACCTCAAGAATTGTGTCCAAGACTCCTCACCTCCGGCACAGAGCTGGCTAATCCCAACTGACGGTATGCACAAGGTCTTAAGTCGCCTTGAAGACGGGCTACCCGATAATCCCATCCTGCCTCAAGTGATCTAGCCGGGTACCCTGGTATCCCAGGATTTGGGTTAGGACTTCATCTGTATGCTCTCCCAGCGCAGGGATACCTTTTGCGGCAATTTCTGTGCTATCGGACAACCTGATGGGGGTTCGTACTAGCTTCTTGCCAGCCAGGGGGCCTGAGTGAATCGGACTAAGCATGTTTCTGGCAGCAACCTGTGGGCACTTGAATACCTCTTCGGCCGTGTGGACGGGTCCGCCTGGAACTCCGGCACTGTTAAGGATGTTTGCTGCTTCAAGAGAATCTTTGTCCTCGAGCCAATTCTCGATGGCGGGGCGTATGAGGTCTTCCGAGTGAGCAGCCCTGGAGCGGCCATCAGCGCACCTAGGGTCCCCTATAAGATCTTCTCTACCCATGCATGCGGCGAGTCTCTCCCACATGTAGTCTGAGGGAATGTTGATGGCTACATAGCCATCCCGGCTACGATATGCCCCTCTGGGCCCAAACAGCCTTTCATTTCCCCTGATTGGGACCTGCCCGGTGAAGGAGTAGATGGTCATTACTCGCTCGTTCAGGGCCACCATGGCGTCGAGCATGGAGATGTCTACCATCTGACCCTCACCGGTCCTGTCCCTGTCCAGCAGTGCTATGAGGATCCCCTGGACCGCCGCCTGGCCTGCTATTAGGTCTGCCAGGCCGTAGAGGGCGGAGACGGGCGGGCGGTCCTCGAACCCGATCATGTGCATGACACCGCTCATGGCCTCGGACACGATGTCGAAGGCGGGCCAGTCCGAGTAGGGGCCTCGATACCCGTCCAACTGGCCGAACCCACTAATAGCGCAGAACACCAGCCGGGGATTCTCCATCTTGAGGGGGCTGTAGCCAAGGCCCAGTTTGTCCATGACACCGGGACGGAAGTTCTCCACCACCACATCGCTGGCCCGTGCCAGGGCCTTGAAGATGTCCTTACCCTCTTCCTTGCTGAGGTCCAGGGCAACGCTCTTCTTGTTGCGGTTGTACTCGGCGAACCCCCAGGAGTGCTTCTCCCCATCCACCTCGAGAAAGGGTCCCATGGTACGCCGGGGGTCACCGCTGCCCGGCCTCTCCACTTTGATAACCCGTGCGCCAGCATCCGCCAGGAGCATGGTGCAGTAGGGCCCAGCGATGTACTGCTCGTTTGCCAGCACTGTGATATGCTCCAGGGGCCCTCTCAAACCACTCACCAAGTCTCACCCTCTCAGAAGGACTTCAAGTGGACGCTCTCCTTGAGGGTTTCCTCCAGGATCCCCACCATGATGTCCATTTCGCCCTTCTCGATGACCAGTGGCGGGCCTATGAGGAAGTGATCCCCATCGCAGCCGTTGGCGGTCCCCCCTCCGGGGTAGATCACCAGGCCCTTGGACAGCGCCAGCCGGGTAATCCTCTCGGCCACACCCAGGCGGGCCTCAAAGGGTTCCTTCGTGGCCCTGTCCTTAACTAGCTCAATGCCCATCAGAAGCCCTTTGCCCCGAATGTCACCCACTATGGGTATGTCCCTAAGAGGCTCTATGGCCTGCCACAGGTAGTCCCCGGCCTCCCGGGCACGCTCTACAATGTTCCTCTCTTCCATGTAGCGAAGTATCCGGTCACCTACGGCACAGCTCAGCGGGTTACCCCCGTAGGTGTAACCGTGGGCGAATTTGCCGGTTCCCTCCTCAAAGGCTTGGTAGAGACGGCTCGAGGCGATGACGGCACCCAGAGGTGCGTACCCTGCGCTGATCCCTTTTGCAGTTACGATGATGTCGGGGAGTGCCTGCCAGTGCTCGATAGCGAAGTTGGTCCCGGTACGGCCCATGCCGCACATGACCTCATCGGCGATGAACACTACATCATAACGCCTGCATGTCTCCTGGATTATCTCGTAGTACCCCGGGGGAGGCGTGATGCCGCCTCCAGCGGCCCCGCCCACGGGCTCCGCGATGAAGGCAGCCACGTTGTCAGGGCCCTCCGCCCTGATGGCATCCCCCAGCTCGTGGGCACAACGCAGGGAGCACTCAGAATACTCATCCCCATAGGGGCACCGGTAGCAGTAGGGGGCTGATATGTGGGTTGCCGCAGGGCTAAGCAGCGGGGTGAACTTGGATTTCCTGCCAGGGTGGCCGGTCATGGAGAGGGCGCCTATGGTAGATCCGTGGTAGCTGAGTCTCCTGGAGATCACCTTGTACTTACAGGTATGCCCGTCCCTCTCGAGAAAGTACTGCCTAGCCATCTTCAGCGCTGACTCAGTGGCTTCCGAACCTCCTGAGACGATCCAAACCTTGTCCAGATCCCCCGGCGCCATGCTGGCAAGGCGCCTGGAGAGGTCGATAGCAGGGCGTGTGGTGAACCTGGACTGATGGGCGAAGCACACCCTCTCGCATTGCTCGTGGATGGCTTCGATAATCTCCCGCACGCCGTGTCCAAGGTTCGTCACCAGCGCGCCTGAGCACCCGTCGAGGTAACGATGGCCGTCCTCATCGTACAAGTAGACGCCCTCCGCTCTGGCGATTACGGGGTACGGTCTCTTCAGGTCCCTCTGGAACACATGGGCCTTTGACTCCACCGTGGTCACCTCCTATATATCGCGCTGGGCAGGTCGCTCGTAGATCCCATGTTCCTCCCACACCCGTTCAAGGTCGCGAAGGGCCTTGGTGACTTCGTCCCTCTTTCGCACCCCTACAGATGCCACCAGTGCGTTTATTAGGCTCAGCGGGGCAACGAAGGAATCAACAAAGGAAGCCATACTTGTCTTGGCCGTGAGCAGGATGTCGGCCTTCGTGGCCAAGGGGGAGAGCACGCCATCGGTTATGGCTATGATCTTAGACCCGTTCTTGCGCGCAAGGTCCACGAAACTCACGGTTTGCCGGGTGTACCTGGGGAAGCTGATCCCGATGACAACATCCTCGGGCCCCGAATCCGCTATGGGCTCCAGCGATGAGAAGCCGCAGTTCCCCATTATGGTCACGTTCTTTAACACCCAGCTCAGGCAGAAGCCCAGGAAGTAGGCGAGGGAGGAGGCACTCCGGAAACCCACAACATATATACGCCGGGCTGAACATAGGGCAGCCACGGCATCATCGAAGGTATCTGCGGAGATGTTCTTGATGGTGAGGGCGATGTTCTCCATGTCCGTATGCATCACCCTCTGGAAGAGAGGGCCTTCCTGGGGGGATGAGTTGGCGTCATCAACGGAGCCTGCCAGGCGTTGGACTGTGCTAATCTTGTTCACCAGCATTTCCTGGAGGTTCCGTTGGAGTTCGGGGTAGCCCGAGTAGCCAAGAGCTGTGGCAAACCGGACCACCGTGGACTCGGATACGCCCACCTTTCGCCCTAGAGCAGCGGCGGTGAGAAAGGCAGCTGTTTCCCTGTCCTGGAGGATCCAGGAGGCGATGAGTTTCTGGCCGTCGCTGAGTTCCGGCATCTGCCTGATAATCCTATCCTCAAGCTCCATCTAGATGCCCCCTTGATGCAAGAGTTCCGGCATATAGTGCAGTCTTATGCAAGAATTGCTTTAGCATTCTACATTCTAATTCAGAATCCTCTTTCCAATTAGGATTCTGCTCCCTGTTGAAGGCAGGGGAAAAGACTGGGTACGGGAGGTGGCAGGACTTCGGGGAAGATAGAAAAGGCAGCGGACCATTGCCCGCTGCCTCTGCGCCGGGGGAGGTACTACGCCCCGAGATAAGCCTTCTTCACCAGTTCGTTCCTAGCCAGGGATTGGGCCTCTCCCTCCAGGACAAGCCTCCCTGTCTCCAGGACGTATGCCCTGTTGGCTACTCCCAGGGCCATGTGGGCGTTCTGCTCCACGAGGAGAATGGTCACGCCCTCCCTGTTGATGCTCTCGATGATGGAGAATATCTCCCTTACCAGAAGGGGTGCCAGTCCCATGGAGGGCTCATCCATCACCAGGAGCCTGGGTTTGGCCATGAGGCCCCTGGCGATGGCCAGCATCTGCTGCTCACCGCCAGAGAGGGTTCCCCCGATCTGGCCCAACCGCTCCTTCAGGCGGGGGAAGTGGTGGAACACCACTTCCAGGTCTTGCTGGATGCCGCCCTTGTCCTTTCGGGCATAGGCGCCCATCTCCAGGTTCTCCATGACCGTGAGGTTCGCGAAGATCCTGCGTCCCTCGGGTACATGGGACAGCCCGCGTTCCACGATCTTGTGGGCGGGCACAGGCAGCAGTGACTCCCCCCGGAATCGCACATCCCCCGAGGCTGGGCGCAGGATGCCTGATACCGCCCTTAGGGTGGTGCTCTTGCCAGCCCCGTTCGCACCGATGATGGCTACCACCTCGCCCTGCTCTACCTTGATCGAAATACCGTCGAGGGCGTGGATGCCGCCGTAATAGACGTGCAGATCCTTGATCTCCAGCATCAGTGCGCCTCCTCTCCGAGGTAGGCCTCGATAACCTTGGGGTTGCTCTTGATCTCGTCAGGTGACCCCTCGGCGATGGTGACCCCGTAGTCCAGGACAAGGATACGTTTGCACACTCCCATGATGACTTCCATGTGGTGCTCAATGAGGATGATGGTTAGATCGAACCTCTCCTTGAGCCACACGATGAGCTTCATCAGGTCCTTGATCTCCTGGGGGTTCATGCCAGCCGCCGGCTCATCCAGGAGAAGCACCTTGGGCTGGGTTGCCAGGGCCCTGGCGATTTCCAGGCGCCGCTGCTCTCCATAGGGCAGGTTCTTGGAGATACTGGCCTGCCTGCCTTTCAGGTCGAAGATCTCCAGGAAGTCCAGGGACTTCTGGTGGATCTCCTCTTCCTCCCTGTGGTACGCGGGGAGTCTCATGATGGCGTGGGCTACACTGTACTTGACATTGAAGTGATAGGCGATCTTGACGTTCTCCACCACGCTGAGTTCCTTGAAGAGCCTGATGTTCTGGAACGTCCTGGCGATGCC from Bacillota bacterium harbors:
- a CDS encoding ABC transporter substrate-binding protein, with amino-acid sequence MSELNTHVPGNGRCQNTGVRTLNNEREVKFMKGRRTLALLAVVSLVLAISGCGSGSATPPPSQDEVIKIGAVGPLSPPGSVAAGAELKNAMEIAIDEINEQGGILGKKLQLVFEDSQGTPEKGVSVMEKLITKDQVIIVTGEAHSSAAKAEMEVAHRYGIPFVISEAWSDELTLRGYREVFRIAPNNKAFSEKVREFVEANGFQRVAAIVEDTDFGIGSMDLIESELRALGLEHKVMIVDRTSLDFVPQLIQLQEFGPDLFVHFVTGAGSFLLVKQAYEIGLSPTSKTAMFMAGMDATFPEFWPNVGEAGRYVVFQSPYHAKAKFTDLTEPFVRKYEARFNRTPTYVALAGYDSILVIAEAIKAAESTDPQKIIEALEVISVTGVRGIMEFPTDKGLGVWYHNADSPMLFLQYTEVNQAVEDAVIVYPADVATANMQSPE
- a CDS encoding aspartate aminotransferase family protein — encoded protein: MESKAHVFQRDLKRPYPVIARAEGVYLYDEDGHRYLDGCSGALVTNLGHGVREIIEAIHEQCERVCFAHQSRFTTRPAIDLSRRLASMAPGDLDKVWIVSGGSEATESALKMARQYFLERDGHTCKYKVISRRLSYHGSTIGALSMTGHPGRKSKFTPLLSPAATHISAPYCYRCPYGDEYSECSLRCAHELGDAIRAEGPDNVAAFIAEPVGGAAGGGITPPPGYYEIIQETCRRYDVVFIADEVMCGMGRTGTNFAIEHWQALPDIIVTAKGISAGYAPLGAVIASSRLYQAFEEGTGKFAHGYTYGGNPLSCAVGDRILRYMEERNIVERAREAGDYLWQAIEPLRDIPIVGDIRGKGLLMGIELVKDRATKEPFEARLGVAERITRLALSKGLVIYPGGGTANGCDGDHFLIGPPLVIEKGEMDIMVGILEETLKESVHLKSF
- a CDS encoding ABC transporter ATP-binding protein, yielding MKSFSCQIREGIIHSIIGPNGAGKTTIFNLISGQLRPHSGSIRLRGQELVGKPPNVIASSGIGRTFQTLRLFKNLTVWENVFVAYKTKQGLSLWRMALASGRDDGRDTEADATISDILGLLQLNDRRRIMAKNLSYGDQRRLEIARALAVKPSVLLLDEPTCGMNPQEAKDMIATIDRIRARGSTIVLVEHNMRVVMSVSQHITVVDFGAVIAEGTPEEVKNSETVIQAYLGGRKC
- a CDS encoding CoA transferase, whose protein sequence is MSGLRGPLEHITVLANEQYIAGPYCTMLLADAGARVIKVERPGSGDPRRTMGPFLEVDGEKHSWGFAEYNRNKKSVALDLSKEEGKDIFKALARASDVVVENFRPGVMDKLGLGYSPLKMENPRLVFCAISGFGQLDGYRGPYSDWPAFDIVSEAMSGVMHMIGFEDRPPVSALYGLADLIAGQAAVQGILIALLDRDRTGEGQMVDISMLDAMVALNERVMTIYSFTGQVPIRGNERLFGPRGAYRSRDGYVAINIPSDYMWERLAACMGREDLIGDPRCADGRSRAAHSEDLIRPAIENWLEDKDSLEAANILNSAGVPGGPVHTAEEVFKCPQVAARNMLSPIHSGPLAGKKLVRTPIRLSDSTEIAAKGIPALGEHTDEVLTQILGYQGTRLDHLRQDGIIG
- a CDS encoding ABC transporter ATP-binding protein, translating into MLALKEVVAGYDESLVLKGITLEVKEGEIVALLGPNGAGKSTTLKTILGLVCIRSGAIEFMGRRIDNRPTAEIVRSGISMVFEGRRVFPELSVTENLIMGGYTLGRSMERKRKMESVFLRFPRIAQRHNQMAGSLSGGEQQMLAIGRALMSDPTLLIMDEPSMGLAPSIVDEVFSIISEINARGTTILLVEQNANRALEIASRAYVLESGEVVLSDTASQLIGHGEIEMAYLGGGV